The DNA segment TAGAGAGTTTATACAAAACCAAAATTGGCAAGTCTAAGGATTCATTCAGCTGGTAACTCTGGTGTATTGAGTTTACTTCGGTCGTTAACAGTCCGGTTATTTGGTCTAAGTTTCGCTTTCTCTCAGTTTAGTTTGTAATGAACGGTCTTCGTTAAGCTATAGAATCTATCAGGAGAGTTGTCTATCTCTTGTTGTTACGTTTCCTAAGAAAATAATAGCTTATTGATGTGACTGAGTTTATTTATATGGTTATGAATTACACAAAaagattttacattttaatgatTAAAGATGGTTAAGGTAACGAATGTTAAAAGGTGTAGCCACAGTTTGGTCCCCATCAAGAAGTGCTTTCGCAACGATGAGATTGGCAGCTTCGGTTGGGTGGTACGCGTCCCAAAAAACAAACTTTGACCGCTCCTCACAGGCCGCTTCGCTTGAGTTTTGGTTCGGTCCCTTGAAGCAAGTAAAGGGTGGGAAGTAGCCCCCACAACAAGGCTTGTCCGCGTTCTCCAACCCTTCCAAACCAAAACATTTTAGTAGGAGTcttaatcaaacaaaaacatttcGTTACTAGACAACTAAAGTCTTACCAAATTGACGATAGTTCAAAACCAGTTTCAAGAATAGGTCGTAAGAGTTGGCGTAGACAAATGTAGTGTTGTGATATCCTAACTCATTATTCAATGTCGTGAGAGAATGTCTAAGCTTCATGTTATAGCCACGGACGATTTGGTTGACTTGGTCAGAGCATTTTCCAGCTGGTATCAAGTTCAAGGCACGAGCAAATGGTATGCAACCGAGTGGTCCCACTCCGACCACCACGAACTTTCTTGCTCCTAATTCATGCAAACGCTGCGAACACACGGGACTTGACACAGTTAATATGTCTTAGATCGTGCGCCCTCTGCATTTAGTTTTGCaagttaacaaaaatatttctgAAAATTCGAAtgtaagtaaaaatattttaaacttcaCGCGAACATAAAAATTTGGTCTGACACCATTGAATTCTTTATATAACTTTACTACGAATTAACTAGTGGACGCAAATGGTAACAAAAGACAATAATTCCATAATAATTGCTTGACACTTCATGCATTATGTATCTACACAAAGTActatctttactaccttaaggTGTGTGGTTAAATGAAAGACCATGGAGTCTTGTAAGACACCAATGGGGAGCTTGTCTTGAGAGAAGAAAGGTATAGATGGTTGGATGTAATTTAATATATCATTGGACCCAATTGTGATTGTGAACATTGACTTCTTCAACATCTCTTTCGTACCATTTTCACCAATCATTCTTACCATATAGTCTCTACTTTTCTCAAAATAACTCACCTGTTCTCTCAACGGAACCCTCCCTATCTGTCAGAAACCAAAAAGTTTGTTGTTCTCAACAGTCACTATATCTATAGTTACATATTATGTCTGTTATTTTCTATGTAAATTGAgtattaaataatagtattgtatttatctatattattaaaactgaagtacactttagtaatgtttggaaacatgaatagtactataactaaaaattgtttggaaacgaAGATAGTAGTACTACATTAATTGTATTTCCATATTTCActcatattaattatattgtcTTAACAATatttcacatcattaattatattaccataataataataatgtagattttattgagtagttaatcaatattagttttgtgtcaattataaaatcaaaaaagtaaaataactgagttttgcataaggttaaacgtttgttttaatttgttttactataacatttttttttcaatcagtggaaaattacgtagccaaaaacataattcaaaaacatgtttagtgaataaaatcataacttaaatcaaaataataaaaatgaattacatacattgtcacttaatttttcactcaaTATAATtgcttactaaataaaaaaaaaactctttcagtttcacttaatttagcaaaacacataaaaaatatcatttatattagtttataaaatcagttaggcatgaacACTAAATATCCACTTAGGTACGAGTCGTTCCTTTCGGGTatcgttttattttgttttaaaattattcactccttgaatattataaatttatgtgtaggTTTTGAGTTGAATCCTTTTGAGGCTGGATGAGTTTGGTTCTGATGTATATGaccctaaaatatctaaataaccaatgtatttgaaacgggtttggatatttgtaccaaaaataaccatattatctgattcgatccggatcttttgaatacaattagttatattacgacatatctaaaatataaaacactaattatgaaaaataaatattaatgtataaaaatataagtatagttttattttagtaatttcattaattatattactttaacaatatatcacatcattaattatatttaccgtAAAAGTAATaatgtagatttttatttattacttaatcaatattaactttgagcaattataaaaaaataaaaatgtaagataaccgagttttgcatatggttaatagtttggtttaatatgttttactaaaactttcTTTTGTCTTAGTTCCAATTGTTGAAAAATTACATAGCAAAACACATAATTCAAAGGCATAGTTTATATGAAcaagataataatttaaatcaaaataattaaaaagtattacatttattgtcacttaatgtTTCACttcatataactattttattaaataaaaaattctttctatttttcttatttttgccaAATATATAGAAAGAGTTTCCTTTTTAATCTATTTGCAAAATCAGTTAAGTATGGACATTCGGATACTCATTGAGGTACAAGTTGTTTCTTTCgggattaatttttttggatttttaaattaggcgccacttggatattataaatttatgtatgatGCTTGAGTTGGATCCTCTCGGGtctgaatgattttgattttgatgtgtagaaatataaaaatatttaattaaccaATGTATCTGAAAAGAGtgtatatttgtaccaaaaataatcttattacccgattcaatccaaatattttgaatacaattagttatacgacgacacatcttaaatatataacactaatgataaaataacgaataatttataaaaccgtaaaaattaacacccgcacgggcgtgcgggtcaaTCTCTAGTTAGGGATTATAACTCGACACTTTAAAACGACATTTGAACTACTGTATATGGGGAGCTTACGAACAAAAGACCGGTGTCGTCAAAGATTCCAGCCGAACCAGAAGCATAATTGATCCCACTGTGAATTGTGTTAACCTCAGTGTTTGGTTCAAGATAAGGAGTTGGTGCTGATTCTGCTCCCAAGGCTtcacctgtttttttttttttcaaatcagtgattacgTAAGAGAATTAGTTGCAGATTAATTAGCATCatctaaattttcaaaatccacCGTTAAATGATTCAAGAGACAGCCACTCAAAATCATACTCCTTccatttcttaaaaaatatcactttgatatttttcacacatattaaaaaaatgattggaatgcatttatatatttagtagTTACATTCTTTCGACTAAtattatttgagataaatataattatttacaagATCAATGCAGTTTGCAATTAGTATTAAACTggatcaaaatatattgaaattctaaaatgatattgtttgtataagaaaaaatgttattttaacatttttaaaatatttcaaatggtAGTTGCATTTATGAGATTAGCCTCTTTTAATTCTTCAACCTTACACACTTTTTATATTactattgtttttaatttgtcgGTCTAAGAGCAACATCAATGGGAGTTTTTGCTCTTGGGTTCTTAAAAgacatatatgtacatatatatattatatatacgtaTGTAATTGTGGGGTTCTAAGCTTTACGGGAAATCCAACCAAaagtaaagctttttcgtaaagCTTAGAACCCCACaattacatatgtatatataatatatacatgtacGTATATGTAATTTAAGAACCTAAGAGCAAGAATCCCCATTGAGGTTGCTCTAACTACTCGACGCTGATTTTGACATCTATAAAACGAGTCAACTTATCTATCAATCGTTGACTTTAAGTGTGTTTTGTTTGTAAATGAGGGTCCTGTTATATTAAATTGCTGTAACTAACCTTTACATCACATTTATATCTAATCAAAGTACTAactactttttaatattttctccGGTTACACAATAAATGTTGTTTTGCTATAAATATTTTGGTTAGGAGAGATTATCTTGTCAtccaaaaagaaagagaagattgtaaataactaaatattagtatattttatttctactttaaacaaacataaaaatgCAACATAGAACATAAGTTCAATAAtcaattcaatattttaaatttttaaaaagagtaTTTTTGTCAATTCATTTAAAACATAGTATAAATATTACTGAATTAATAAAGAGACATACCTACAATATCAGAAATGGTCCGACCATTAGTGAATCTTCCGGTGGGTTGGCCATTAGAAGGTATGAAGTCGATGCCGTAGGGAGAAGAATCAGCTTTTGACAATGTGAAGAGATAATTGTTGTTTCCAACATCTACCAGTGAGTCTCCAAATATGAAATTTGTAAAAGATTGATCAGTAGCCTGAAGATGTGATACCCAAAGAAGAAGAGTGAGGTTGAAAAGCTTGTGAGGAAAACTACATGTGATCtccattttatttcttttttgctTTGGTCGAATCTTTGCCAATATACTGATATATACTGTTTTGGTTAAATAAAGTTAGGACTTTTGAACCATTCTTCTTGCTTACGTATATAACATTAGGACTTGTTCAAAAGATTGCACATGGTTCTTCTACGTATCCTATTACTTAATTTGCTGGTCAAGTAACACAAACATTGATTTCTCTTGAGTCTTGAGTGCATATGCATAATTGACTCTTGAAATTTCATAAAGTTACTGTAAAGCTCAGGAATAATATGAggtataaataaatacattaacatAATGATCTATAATAGGACAGCAAACTATAGGCCGGGCTGCCATTTAGATGGACTGGTGAATAATTTCAAAGACAACGATGTTGCAGTTTTATTAATTGCACATGTGATGTATCGACCACACATATGATACTTCTTCATATTTCGCGGATGcgcatttgtttttttaatgcctaCATTTTATAAGTATCAATTTGGGTCAACAGTTTACATAAGatatacaaaacaaagaaacacaTTTTTAAGAACATGAAACTGGAAAAGCAATAACACGACGCTTCCTCACTCATCCACATGATAgactaatttaattttagttttatattatcactcattttttaataaaatattataattatactaGATTAAATCATGTGTATGTtcaaaattattagtttaaCTTTATAAACAGTATAAAGAATTTAAGAATAATAAATGTAAGCAAAatcactattattattattattattatttgctaTTTGCACTAACAGTTTGACTAACTacatttaaactttataaaattatttttaatatttttaatatttatttttattttttatatttttattatttatgaacAGTTAGCGCTTAAAAATTATTTCTATTAAGAAATAACGGAAAATGCTAATATACAATTAAGGTAGAAAATTACttcatttgaaaatattttaatgtacttggagaatgaaacatttttacttttcataaatatttcttataaatcattaattgtAAAATTTAGTTATCTTAATCACagataaatcaaataattacttttagctattttttaattctataagtggatatcttttattttgaccaaaaaagtggatatcttttatagatttgtcttttttcttattttacaaatatgttaaaatttaatcataattttttttaaatatgttaaaatcTGATTGATggatttgtgtatatatatatatatgttaatactAAGCAACATCAAActgtatataataatatgtcTATTGTATAATTAATACTTAATATGTTgagatgtttaaaaaaaatacaaaatatactcCTGAATTCATTTGATTATAtaagttaaattattttcacaaaaatggTAGATGTATTGATGATATGTATATTCAAATAGAATAACTGTTTAAACATAACTACCCTGAATTCAATTTGATTATATAAGttaaattattatgttactaaattaaattattatgttattcATTCTAACTATTAATTtgtctatatttttttctaaattattagaagcctaagaaatttttttaataaaaatattatgacaTTTTCTTTTAACAGTTGGCTTTAGACTTTTAGtataagttaaaataaaatatactaacTAGTTTATAACAGTTTCCTCAGTACTTTCAGACCCTCAAAAGTCTCTTAAGCCATAAATTCATTGCAAATAATAAACACATTGTGAAGAATTATAATGAACATTAAATTAGCTAATTTAGGTTTTGCCAACCCAAAAAGATGCAACCTCCCACCCAATTTCATCATTTTGGACAGCAAAATATGTTAAATgaacaataaatttatatatccgTTTCTGCTATAAACTAtcctctctctcacacacatatcattaatttatataactCTCTCTCACATACATATCcacaaaattcaaatcaaaaccaTTTTTTCATCACCACCACACATCATGGCCATTGCACAGTGGCTCAACCAAACCGTAGGCTTCttcgttttctttttccttgacATTTTTGATtacttgttttgtttcatttacAAAACGTTAGATTTATTCTTCGAATACGAATGGAAACCTTGTTATTGCTCGTCTCCACTCGAGGCACAAGCCAAGACCAGGAAAATCATAGTGTCCGAACGAGGAGATTACTCAAAGGTTGTGTCTATGACAAGAACTAAGATCCATTTCGATGAGATCTCAGACACACTTTACTCACGCGGTCCTTCGCTTCTCTCTAAGCTCGTGAGCTCCGTGAAATGCTTCAATTGTAGGGGTTTGATCATGAGACACAATGTGGTGGAATCTTGTGATAATAATGATGAGTCTAAGAAGAAGACTAGAAGTGGTAGCAACAAGAGATTAATGACTTTGAATTCTACGGTCGTTGAGAAATTACCAACGACACCAAGATGGTCTGATTGTCATTGCAGCTTTTGCACTTCATGGCTTTCTCCTTCCAACAAAGATTCTCTATTTGTCAAAGTTCAACAACCAAAAGgtaaaaattatatccattattTCCAAATTCATACATTGGAATGCTTGGTTACCTTAAATTCTGGTGAGATGAAAGTTGGTTCATTGTTATAAAAATAGTAACATGAGACAACAAAAGTCACCATTTacctaaaattaaaacataaattccTTTAATTCATATTAAGTGATGTTTTTACACAATTCACATTAGTTCTTTGTCAAGACAACAgtaataaactaaatatttattgtaaAGTCAATTAGggaaaacaacaaatattttgtaattcaCAAAAAGTAAAACTctgtttaaaagaaaacaaatgttaAACAAAGTTTTGACTAAGacatcaattaatatataacgcCCCGACCcgtccacggctaatgggccacccacgcccgctctctcggcccatGGGCCCCATCCCATCTGACGGCCGGTCGTTAATTTTCCAAGGaccgaaatcattgtttactgaccctgcaatcaccacccgacctttccccgtgctttggcctcactcacacgctatcgcgaatcacttcccgataggtcacccatccttccactactccagttcaagcacgcttaactctggagttctttcaggatgtgctccggaaaaggtaagtcaactttggtgacataggtagccaaatcaattctcttaagccttttcacatatcacaactcgggatgttacataATACTTCCAAGAATTATAAAGTTAATCGCCGTTTAGCATATTAATCATATGAACAAAAGGGTTATGCCTTGTTTTGAGTCTGATAGGAACAACTTCTTGTCGTCATCATCCCACACACTAGAAGCTTTCTAAATTATAGGAATATATATGTGCAGATAATAAGAAGGCACGAGACAACGTTGTATTCATACATGGTTTCTTATCTTCATCATCCTTTTGGACAGAGACTCTCTTCCCAAACTTTTCTGATACAGCCAAATCGAATTATAGGCTCATCGCAGTAGATCTTATGGGTTATGGAAGAAGTCCAAAGCCAAACGACTCTTTGTATACATTAAGAGAACATTTAGAGATGATTGAGAAATCGGTGATCTCTCAGTATAAACTGAAAAAATTTCACGTAGTGGCTCACTCTTTAGGCTGCGTTTTGGCTCTTGCGCTCGCCGTTAAACACCCTCGAGCTATAAAGTCCCTCACTCTCTTGGCTCCGGTAAGTCAATGATACATACCTTCTAACCATTCTATATGTTTAGAAAACAACTGATCATGAGTAGAAATGTCTTAAATCGTTTATATATCAGCCCACGTTTCCTTCTCTTTCGATATGGAAATTTTAGACAAGTATTTCCGGTTTAAGAAATGTAGTCACCAAATTGAAAATGAATCTACTTTTGTGTTGTATGATTTTCCTCCCTttccaaatatattttaatttagaaattggTCATTTATAGGAGTTATTTGATATATTACGTGTTTTTGTTAGTGGTTGGGGTTTCCTGTTTTAGAAAGTATatcaaccaaaccaaaaatgATTAGTTTTGGTTAAAAATCGTTTTGACCAATATAAACTGTGTTTTCTCAACTTAATTATGAAGGCCTCATGTTACTAACTATATAGAATATTTTGGTAAACTAAATGAAGTCATATAAAATTGGCAGCCATATTACAAGGTGCCAAAGGGAGTACAAGCAGCACAATACGTGATGAGTAAAGTAGCTCCTAAGAACGTTTGGCCACCGATGCAGTTTGGTGCATCGCTAATTAGCTGGTATGAGCACCTTGGCCGCACCGTTTGCCTTGTACTCTGCAAAAGCCATCGCTTGGTTGATTCCCTCACTCGCCTCCTCACCCTAAACAGGTACATATTTAAGATGAGTTCTTTATGTTTATCTTTATGTTTGCgtttagattattttttgtcaaactTCGTTTGCGTTTTGATATGTTCTGatatttacaagaaaaaaaaacaaaatcgcaAACGTGTAAGAAGAGCCTTAGGGTATGATTAACCCTTGTCTCTTAGCTGGAATTCTTAACttatgatttgatattttttatttttttgttttacaatttttggctaataaataacttttatatatcttatttaaaatctaaaaaaaattaaaaaccatctTTTAACCGAATCTAAGAACTCAAATTAAGAAACGGGGTTAATTATGGTCTTACTGATCAGACGACCGATCGAAGGTTTACGTACGTCCACAATCTTTTTGTTGAAAATTAAGTAAACAAGATTTGACCCGAAGTTCACGGTTCATAAGATTAGGGGAACACCGAAATGTCTTAAAGTCTATAAGTTTTAGTGAACCAACCACTCGTCTACTACTCTTATATATACTCAATATCTTGAAGTTGACGTTTCGTAATTGTTATACAATATTTCTAATAATAAGAAGTTGATGGTTCACTTTAGTAAATCTTACATAAAATATGTGGTGCCATATTAGGAAATGCAAGAATGCAACCTAATAGGTTTACGtattagagaaatttttttttttgtcttaccaCAGAAAACGACTTACCGTGTCTCCTCCACTATTTGGCCCCATTAACTTACGTTTTGAGTTTgtactataaatatgtattataaagactatacaatataaaatgagatgcaaaaaatattaagttaaaaagaatttaaatttataaaatccaGATTAGTTTGGCTctgttaaaacaatatttagatgaacttttttaaaaattagtatagttttaatttttttagctcatttgaaattttctaacaagataattttttttttgacagaagacaagataaattttgcatcatcataatatatgataaattttaatgtttttctgATACTAATATGAATAGTTTCTTCCACTAAATGTAAGCATATACATAAACAATATATacctacaaataaaaatatatatatacacctaCACATTTTAAATAAGCTAAATTAAACTCTTTTGCAGGATGCGAACGTATTTGATAGAAGGATTTTTATGTCACACACACAACGGGTCGTGGCACACATTACACAATATCATATTCGGATCAGGAGGCAAGCTCGATTCTTATCTGGACTATGTCCGTGACCACGTGGACTGTGACGTCACCATCTTCCACGGTGGCGAGGACGAGGTTATTCCTGTGGAGTGTAGCTACAGCGTCAAGACCAGAGTGCCACGTGCGACTGTCCACATCATTCCTGATAAAGACCACATCACCATTGTCGTCGGCAGACAAAAGGAGTTTGCACGAGAGCTTGAGCTTATTTGGCAAACATCCAAAACTACTTATAAGTGaatgtatatatatgatgaaaaaAACTGAAACTTTTTTATGGAGTATATTATGCTATCTAAACAAAAAGATAGATATAACTTTCCTTTTATAGTTAGTTAAGATTTTGTTTGACCTTGGACGAAGAAAATGTCAagactaattttattttttcttttataacaaaagaaaactaaattgTACGTAGCCTCTTGTAAAGACACTTGAActgataataaataataatacgtGGTTACGTGTTATCGAATAGCCTCTTTGTCGATGTTAGAACGAATTCGGTGATTGAGAGAGGTTCGCGTGTTGGAGCTTCGTTAATATTGCATCCACAAGAGAAATTAAATCATAAAATTCGAATTTAATTTCTTGTGTTTTTTGACCAGATTTGTTGCAACATCTCAAATAGTGATTCATTAGTATTGTTTTGGccttaatatattaataaggTTAAAagaaatcttcttcttttttccccATTGGATAGACATGTAGCATTGTGAAACTCATCTCGTAACTATTAATTTGGTGTGGACAAAATACGATTATAAAAATTCATAGGAAATCTAATCTATAAGAAAGAGGaacttcgatttttttttttttcatttagtgTGTTAGCATGAATTCTTCTATCTTAAAGTTGTTAGTAAAACACATCTATCTATATACTAGTAAGTTTtcggaatcgagctctcacgttaaaagtggttaatatcgtttatacccttaataaataaaatgtataactaaattaaaaaataaaaacgaaattttaattaatttgattagataattgattaaaattaataatagtaagaattatccaaaatctgaaaacattatttaaaaaagagataatttatgtatatattgtattgttatctaaaaaagtcttttagtaaaaatttaaaaacatgaattatataactaaatattattcaaataaaattcttaattatataattaaaaatagaatattgaattaaccaaaattcaaaaatataattaaaaaagataatttctatatatattatatttttatctgaaaaagtattttaatataaagttaaaaacataaattatataattaaatattaatcaaataatttttttactagaATATTAGTCTATGATACTAAATTATTGAAAAgatacttttttataaaatgaaaaagttttaaaaactaaaattgccAGTGTTTCACCAAACTGATGGtttcttttttgtaatttgTCTTCCCACAGACGACATATAAATGCTATTGTTACTGAATTATTATTGTtcttatttttagaaattttgtaCTTTCAAATAACTTTTTTGTTGATTGACTTAGAAAGTATCAAATAATTAGAGTGAGTGTAAAATGTGTGACTCGACCGCTGGGAAGCATCAAATATGAGCACTATAGtgttctttttgaaaatcgaataTGATTCCACGTTATCCTTATGCACTCACATGCATGGTTGAATGACACTCGTCGTCGCATCTTAGGCATATAAACGCAGAAAGAAGTGATAGGTAAGAAAAGTGAGATAGAGATACCAAAATATCGAATggtttacaccaaaaaaaatatcgaaTGGTGAATTCAGTTAGTGT comes from the Brassica napus cultivar Da-Ae chromosome A7, Da-Ae, whole genome shotgun sequence genome and includes:
- the LOC111211050 gene encoding probable lysophospholipase BODYGUARD 2, which translates into the protein MAIAQWLNQTVGFFVFFFLDIFDYLFCFIYKTLDLFFEYEWKPCYCSSPLEAQAKTRKIIVSERGDYSKVVSMTRTKIHFDEISDTLYSRGPSLLSKLVSSVKCFNCRGLIMRHNVVESCDNNDESKKKTRSGSNKRLMTLNSTVVEKLPTTPRWSDCHCSFCTSWLSPSNKDSLFVKVQQPKDNKKARDNVVFIHGFLSSSSFWTETLFPNFSDTAKSNYRLIAVDLMGYGRSPKPNDSLYTLREHLEMIEKSVISQYKLKKFHVVAHSLGCVLALALAVKHPRAIKSLTLLAPPYYKVPKGVQAAQYVMSKVAPKNVWPPMQFGASLISWYEHLGRTVCLVLCKSHRLVDSLTRLLTLNRMRTYLIEGFLCHTHNGSWHTLHNIIFGSGGKLDSYLDYVRDHVDCDVTIFHGGEDEVIPVECSYSVKTRVPRATVHIIPDKDHITIVVGRQKEFARELELIWQTSKTTYK
- the LOC125576582 gene encoding GDSL esterase/lipase At5g41890-like; amino-acid sequence: MEITCSFPHKLFNLTLLLWVSHLQATDQSFTNFIFGDSLVDVGNNNYLFTLSKADSSPYGIDFIPSNGQPTGRFTNGRTISDIVGEALGAESAPTPYLEPNTEVNTIHSGINYASGSAGIFDDTGLLFIGRVPLREQVSYFEKSRDYMVRMIGENGTKEMLKKSMFTITIGSNDILNYIQPSIPFFSQDKLPIGVLQDSMVFHLTTHLKRLHELGARKFVVVGVGPLGCIPFARALNLIPAGKCSDQVNQIVRGYNMKLRHSLTTLNNELGYHNTTFVYANSYDLFLKLVLNYRQFGLENADKPCCGGYFPPFTCFKGPNQNSSEAACEERSKFVFWDAYHPTEAANLIVAKALLDGDQTVATPFNIRYLNHL